The genomic region TGAATCAGTTCACTAGCAATTTGTAACGTTCTAGGTGATGTATTGTTAAACATAAAGCGCCCCGTATCTCCCACAATACCTAGATATATCGCTTTTGCTATTTCTTCATTCATCAATGATAAATCGCCTAAATCATCTATCATATTATAAATAATTTCACTTGTTGATGACGCATGTGTGTCTACATAATTTAAATCTCCATATTGATCAACAGGTGGGTGATGATCAATTTTTACCACTTTGTTATCAACAGGCAGCACTATTCCGTCTATTCGTGCTGCGTTTGCTGTATCACAAACGATAATCAGCGCATCATGATACTGTTCATTCTTTATCGTATCTAATGTCCCCATAAAAGATAATGTTGGCTCATGGTCTCCTACTGCATAAATGGTTTTATCTGGATATTTTTTTTGTAAATATCTATGGAGTCCGAATTGTGAACCTAATGCATCAGGATCAGGCCTAACATGACGATGAATTATAATTTTATCGTACTCCTCAATCATTTGCTGTATTTGTTTAAATGTAGTCATATAAACGACACTCCTTTTAGTGATCTAGTAATTGGCATAATATCAAAGCTTTTGCAACAGGTTGATGGCCACTCTGCATAGTGACTTCTAATTTTGCAAAATTACGTCCCATGTCAAGAATTTGGTACAATACTTCTACTTCACTTTCAATTTGGACTGTTTTGATGTAGAAAATATTTAAACTCTCAATCATGACTTCTAATTTCTTATATTTTCGCATGATAGTCTTAATCGTTTCTTCAATAATTGCAAGCGATACTGATTTGCTCAAAGTGCCAAATTGATTTGTTAATTGGGGGGTAATCTCAACTAAGATCTGATTGTTACGTATTTCAATATGCTTTGCAACTTGATCATTGATTGTTTCACCTACTTGTGGCTGGCGACCTACAACTTGCATTGCTTTTAATACGTCTTCTCTAGAAATGACACCAATTAATTGTTTGTGTGTACTTGTTACAGGTAATAGTTCGATTCCTTCCCATATCATAAGATGGGCACAGCTTGCCACGGTCGTGTTCATTTGTACGCTAATTGGCGGTTTAGACATTACTTTTTCAATCATCTCATTGGAGTTGCAACCTATTATATCTTTACTCGTAATAAGTCCTACTAGGCGTAATTCATCGTCAACTACAGGAAAACGTGAATGTCCTGACGTTTTCGACTTATATTCAACCTCCGAAATGGTCATTCTTTCCATCAAATAGGAGGTTTGTTCTATAGGTATAACAATGTCTTCTACGACTAGTATTTCTTTTTTGATCATTTGATTATACATCGCACGATTAATAATATTAGCCACCATAAATGTATCGTAATTAGACAAAATAATTGGTAAATCGTATTGATCTGCTATTCTTTTTATTTCATCAGTAGTGTCAAAACCACCTGTTATTAATACTGCACTTCCTTTTTGTAATGCAGCTTTTTGAACATCAAGTCGGTTCCCCACAATCAACAAAGTATTTTTAGATACAAAATTGACAACGTTATCTACTTCCATAGCACCTATCGCAAATTTAGTTAACGACTTAAATTGTCCACCTTTTCCACCAATCAATTGACCATCTACTATTTTTGCAATTTCACCAAAAGTAAGGTGTTCTAACTGCTCACGACTTTTCTTTTCTATGCGAACAGTCCCGACACGATCTATCGTCGCAACTAAACCTCTTTGATTAGCATCTTTAATCGCTCGATATGCCGTCCCTTCAGACACATCCAGGTCTTTTGCTATTTTTCGTACGGATATTTTTTGACCCACTGAAAGTTTCTCTATATGTTTGATAATTTGCTCATGCTTCGTCATTGATTTACCTCTATTTCATTTTTGATTACATATTGGTCATAACAACTAAAATTGGGACATACCTTAATTTAATATCATTCATCATTATAACGTGTTTTTAATATTAATGCTAAGATGCAATCGCATAGCAAATACTTTTATACAAAATGAAATAGATGAAATCACTTAACTTTTTATTTACACTATAAGAAAGGAGGTTGATTGGAAATGCATAAAAATATTTTGCTAGCAGTGGATACAGATTTGAAGAATGCTAAAGCACTGCAAGAGATTGTTAAACTTAACGGCGAAGGGACGATTGTCACACTATTAAATGTCATTAGTGAACAAGATGCTCAAGCGTCAGTGAAAATGGGAACACATGTTGATGAACTCAAAAAAATTCGTCAAAATAAAATGGCTCCAACACGTGAAACTTTAGAAGACAATCATATCACTTATGAGGAAGTGATAGAAAGAGGAAATCCGAAACAAATAATTGTAGACTATGCGAATAGTGGACGTTATGACATTGTAGTCTTAAGCAATAGAAAAGCTGAAGATAGCAAAAAGTTTGTCTTAGGTAGTGTCAGCCATAAGGTTGCTAAACGCGCTAAAATCCCAGTTCTAATTGTTAAGTAACCCTCACTGTTATAACTATAAACAATTTAATTGTTGGGGCATAGGCGTTTATGAGTGATGCTATGACAATATCTTCTCACATTGACTAGTAGCTATTAGCTCTAGCGCACTCATTTATCATAAGTTTGTCATCTTATTTAACTCATCATTCTCGAATGATATCGCTTTGAAAAACTGATGAATCAATGTCCCAACTCTTGAAATATTTCACTGCTTACATCATTATTTTGTGACGCTTACCATTGATATAGCAATAAAAATTAAGAAGACGATAAAACTTGATTATACAAAATTTTATCGTCCATTTATATTTAGGTTCTATAGTAAATCGGATTGGTGTATAAATAATTTCATTTATTTGATTGTTCCATAAAGCCTCGCTTTTCTAGGCGCCTCACCTCAACTCATTTTAAGATTGAACTTACCCAATCTTAAAATGGATTTTCGGTTACGGCAAGATGCCTCAGAAGTCTCGGCTTAGGAATCAATCAAATGTGCTATATTTATTCACACCCCTAAGTTATAAAATATGTTTTACCAACTCAATTTTACTGATTTATGTTGTATTAAAAGAGGCATTAATGTTCAAGACTTTATGATCACACAACGAAAAAGGCGTTAAGCAATCCATTATTGCATAACGCCTTAATTTAATGCGACCAGTCCAATTTGACTGAGAGTCTATATTTATACGTTTAAAGTTTCGCCCGGTTTAAGAATCTCAACTTTTCCGACTTGAACTTTCTCTTTAAATTGTTGCGGATCTTGTTCAATGAGTGGAAACGTATCATAGTGAATAGGTACTGTTATTTTCGGTTTAATCAATTCATTAATGGCAAAGCTTGCATCATCAATGCCCATTGTAAAATTATCACCAATTGGAATCAAGCATACATCTACTGGGTGACGCTTCGCAATCAATGCCATATCGCTAAATAAACCGGTGTCACCTGTATGATATACGCTCGTACCTTCAACATCTAGAATGACACCCATAGGCATACCTAAATACACAGGAATCCCATTATCATCCGTTAAACTCGAACTGTGAAACGCTTGGACGAATTTAACTGTTCCAAAGTCAAATTCCCATTTCCCTCCAATATTCATAGGGTGAACATTTTGAATTCCTTTAGCCGTCGAAAGATAATCTGCGAGTTCAGCTGAGCCTATCACAGTTGCACCTGTTCTTTTAGCAATTTTGACTGTATCTCCAAAATGATCAGCATGACCATGAGTTAAAATAATATAATCTACTTCTACATTATTTACATCTAAATCAGACAATTCATTTCCAGTAATAAAAGGATCGATCAGAATCCTTTTCCCCTTAGATTCAAGATATACTGTAGATTGACCATGAAAAGATAGTATCATATCTCATCCTCCTCTAACCATGTTACACATATTATACCCTATCAAACCCCTGTTAACACGTTCAGGTGTTTGTATTTTATGAAATACTCACCTAAAATAAAGATATAGGAGGGATAAAAATGCAATCTGAACGATTATTAGATACGTTAGCACATTTTGAGGCAGACGCAATATGGGTCACTCATCCTACAAACGTTTATTATCTCACAGGATTTCATAGTGATCCTCACGAACGTTTATTAGCTTATCTTATTACGAAATCAGGCAAAGAATTCTTAATTTGTCCTCAACTCGATGTAGAAGAAGCTAAGAAGACATCATTTACAGGAAATATTATTGGTTATTTAGATACCGAATCACCGTATCACAAAATCAATGAAACTTTCTCTCATTTGCTCATTGAGGAAGCGCATTTAACTGTTAAACGCTATCATGAGATTAAACAAGCATTTGATGTACAACAATTTAGCAATATTGATGACACACTAAAAAGCTTTCGTAATATCAAAACAGAAAATGAATTAGACATTTTGCGTAAAGCAGCAGAGTATGCTGATCAGTGCATTGACATTGGCGTTCGTTTTTTAAAAGAAGGCGTTAGTGAGCGTGAAGTTGTAAATCATATTGAGCATACGATTAAAGACTTTGGTATTAATGAAATGAGTTTTGATACTATGGTTCTATTTGGAGATCATGCTGCCGCACCACATGGCGTTCCTGGAGATCGCAAACTTTCAAAGAACGAATATGTTTTATTTGATTTAGGAGTTGTATATCAACACTATTGTAGCGATATTACTCGAACAGTGCCTTTTGGGGAACCTGATCAAAAAGCTAAAGATATTTATAATATCGTTTTAAAAGCAGAACAAGAAGCGATTGCTCTTGTTAAGCCAGGTATAACGATAAAAGAATTAGATGATAAGGCACGAGGAATTATCGAAGCATCCGGATATGGGGACTATTTCCCACATCGATTAGGTCATGGACTAGGGCTAGATGTGCATGAGTTTCCTGATATTTCTCACTCTAATACACAACAGCTTGAAGAAGGCATGGTATTTACAATTGAGCCCGGTATTTATGTTCCTGATGTTGCTGGCGTTAGAATTGAAGATGATATTTGTGTTACAAAAGACGGCTGTGAAGTTTTGACACACTACCCTAAATCATAAAAGAAACGCTTTCGAACAAGCATCTTAATCTGTAGCCATAGATAAAGAACATACAAATAAAAATGTACAGGTTAAACATTAAAAAAGGTTAGGACATAAATATCTCGAAGTTTTCTTATGATGAGCGTCGAAACCGGGGCTCGACCCATCCACTAGGAAATGCGAGCCAAACAATACGAATGATTGATAAAGAAAAGCATAGAGGTGAATCAATCGTGAATCATCTCTATGCTATTATTTTGGGATTGATGTCCCAGCATCTTATCATAATATATATTCAATTCTTGCTTTTGATATTTATTTTAATACCTCATTAACTGATGTATAACTATAGTCAAACGCTTCTGCAACAGCTTGATTTGTCACTTTCCCTTCAAAAACATTAAGACCATGAGATAACGGTTCATTATCTAATAAAGCTTGTTTATATCCCTTATTCGCAATTTGCAGCGCATAAGGCAACGTTGCGTTATTCAATCCGATTGTTGAAGTTCGTGGGACTGCACCAGGCATATTAGCAACAGCATAATGAACAACATCATGTTTGACATATGTTGGATTATCATGTGTCGTAATTTTATCTGTCGTTTCAAAAATACCACCTTGATCTATTGCGATATCTACTAAAACAGAACCCGGTTTCATTTGCTTAACCATTTCTTCAGTCACTAATTTCGGCGCTTTAGCCCCTGG from Staphylococcus felis harbors:
- a CDS encoding DHH family phosphoesterase, producing MTTFKQIQQMIEEYDKIIIHRHVRPDPDALGSQFGLHRYLQKKYPDKTIYAVGDHEPTLSFMGTLDTIKNEQYHDALIIVCDTANAARIDGIVLPVDNKVVKIDHHPPVDQYGDLNYVDTHASSTSEIIYNMIDDLGDLSLMNEEIAKAIYLGIVGDTGRFMFNNTSPRTLQIASELIQFDIQPQQLLNQLGEKDPHLMPFHGYVLQNFELDHDGFCQVRITQDVLEDFQVKPNEASLFVNAVADLKGIKVWIFGVDEGDDIRCRIRSKAMTINDIAEEFGGGGHPNASGVSVENWETFDALAIRLKEKLNQQ
- a CDS encoding DRTGG domain-containing protein → MTKHEQIIKHIEKLSVGQKISVRKIAKDLDVSEGTAYRAIKDANQRGLVATIDRVGTVRIEKKSREQLEHLTFGEIAKIVDGQLIGGKGGQFKSLTKFAIGAMEVDNVVNFVSKNTLLIVGNRLDVQKAALQKGSAVLITGGFDTTDEIKRIADQYDLPIILSNYDTFMVANIINRAMYNQMIKKEILVVEDIVIPIEQTSYLMERMTISEVEYKSKTSGHSRFPVVDDELRLVGLITSKDIIGCNSNEMIEKVMSKPPISVQMNTTVASCAHLMIWEGIELLPVTSTHKQLIGVISREDVLKAMQVVGRQPQVGETINDQVAKHIEIRNNQILVEITPQLTNQFGTLSKSVSLAIIEETIKTIMRKYKKLEVMIESLNIFYIKTVQIESEVEVLYQILDMGRNFAKLEVTMQSGHQPVAKALILCQLLDH
- a CDS encoding universal stress protein, with the protein product MHKNILLAVDTDLKNAKALQEIVKLNGEGTIVTLLNVISEQDAQASVKMGTHVDELKKIRQNKMAPTRETLEDNHITYEEVIERGNPKQIIVDYANSGRYDIVVLSNRKAEDSKKFVLGSVSHKVAKRAKIPVLIVK
- a CDS encoding metal-dependent hydrolase, producing the protein MILSFHGQSTVYLESKGKRILIDPFITGNELSDLDVNNVEVDYIILTHGHADHFGDTVKIAKRTGATVIGSAELADYLSTAKGIQNVHPMNIGGKWEFDFGTVKFVQAFHSSSLTDDNGIPVYLGMPMGVILDVEGTSVYHTGDTGLFSDMALIAKRHPVDVCLIPIGDNFTMGIDDASFAINELIKPKITVPIHYDTFPLIEQDPQQFKEKVQVGKVEILKPGETLNV
- a CDS encoding M24 family metallopeptidase, with the protein product MQSERLLDTLAHFEADAIWVTHPTNVYYLTGFHSDPHERLLAYLITKSGKEFLICPQLDVEEAKKTSFTGNIIGYLDTESPYHKINETFSHLLIEEAHLTVKRYHEIKQAFDVQQFSNIDDTLKSFRNIKTENELDILRKAAEYADQCIDIGVRFLKEGVSEREVVNHIEHTIKDFGINEMSFDTMVLFGDHAAAPHGVPGDRKLSKNEYVLFDLGVVYQHYCSDITRTVPFGEPDQKAKDIYNIVLKAEQEAIALVKPGITIKELDDKARGIIEASGYGDYFPHRLGHGLGLDVHEFPDISHSNTQQLEEGMVFTIEPGIYVPDVAGVRIEDDICVTKDGCEVLTHYPKS